The following coding sequences lie in one Thalassoglobus polymorphus genomic window:
- the gatC gene encoding Asp-tRNA(Asn)/Glu-tRNA(Gln) amidotransferase subunit GatC: MTLSTEDVQKVAKLARLKLTPDEVEQFAGQLGHILGYVEMLNEVDTDNVQPMAHAADVTNVFRSDEVQASLPRETALENAPKTDGKYFLVPQILEGS; this comes from the coding sequence ATGACTTTAAGTACAGAAGATGTTCAAAAAGTTGCCAAGCTGGCCCGACTGAAATTGACTCCCGATGAGGTTGAGCAGTTTGCCGGACAGTTGGGGCATATTCTCGGCTACGTTGAGATGCTCAACGAAGTCGATACCGACAATGTTCAGCCCATGGCACACGCTGCGGATGTAACGAACGTTTTTCGGAGCGATGAAGTGCAAGCCTCGCTTCCAAGAGAAACGGCTCTGGAGAATGCTCCAAAGACCGACGGGAAATACTTCCTCGTTCCACAAATTTTGGAAGGAAGTTAG
- a CDS encoding aminotransferase-like domain-containing protein, producing MSTSTKLPLILSERSHQTRDLAISFLMQQGVENPQCLSLAAGLVDPQTLPVQDALQAASQVLSTEESGRSALQYGTTQGSLGLRSELLNHFASLEGVEAKDLGIDKHQLIATTGSQQLLSLVSEVLFDPGDICLVAGPTYFVFAGNLTGVGARSVTIPVDDYGMQPEALNAALEQIDSMQELHRVKMIYVVSYYDNPSGVCVATERRQQIVEIAQKWSRDHRILVLEDAAYRELQYDGEVHPSLWSFDKSRDHVIYTQTFSKTFSPGIRVGFGVLPEDLVTPICDRKGNEDFGSSNFNQHLIAETLKSGRYTQHLQNVREGYRQKRDSMLAAAKKYFEDLPGVSWISPHGGLYVWMSLPEEIATGFDSPLFKEAVANKVMYVPGELCYAGPVENRPKHQMRLSYGVLTPEKITEAMKRLAVSVKNVMANNA from the coding sequence ATGTCCACATCGACAAAGTTACCCCTGATTCTCAGTGAGCGAAGCCACCAGACCCGAGACCTCGCGATCAGCTTTTTGATGCAGCAGGGCGTCGAAAATCCGCAATGCCTTTCCCTGGCTGCCGGACTCGTTGATCCTCAGACTTTGCCTGTTCAAGATGCACTCCAGGCAGCTTCTCAGGTTTTATCGACAGAGGAATCAGGCCGCAGTGCCCTTCAATACGGAACAACACAGGGGAGCCTCGGATTAAGAAGCGAGTTGCTGAACCATTTTGCTTCGCTGGAAGGGGTCGAGGCAAAAGATCTCGGTATCGATAAACATCAATTGATCGCAACAACCGGGTCACAGCAATTGCTCTCACTCGTTAGCGAAGTTCTCTTCGATCCGGGTGACATCTGCCTCGTTGCAGGCCCAACATACTTTGTTTTCGCGGGGAATCTCACAGGAGTTGGAGCCAGGTCAGTCACCATTCCGGTCGACGATTACGGAATGCAGCCCGAGGCCCTGAATGCCGCACTTGAACAAATCGACTCGATGCAGGAGCTTCATCGAGTAAAAATGATTTACGTTGTCAGCTATTACGACAACCCAAGCGGAGTTTGTGTTGCCACCGAACGGCGTCAACAAATTGTCGAGATTGCTCAGAAGTGGTCCCGAGACCATCGCATTCTCGTCCTTGAGGATGCCGCATATCGAGAACTCCAGTACGACGGAGAAGTTCATCCCAGCTTGTGGTCATTCGATAAGTCACGCGACCATGTGATTTATACTCAAACATTCTCAAAGACATTTTCCCCAGGAATTCGCGTGGGGTTTGGAGTCCTTCCGGAAGATTTGGTCACCCCAATCTGCGACCGGAAAGGGAACGAAGATTTCGGCTCATCCAACTTTAATCAGCACCTCATCGCAGAGACACTAAAGAGCGGGCGATACACTCAGCACCTTCAAAACGTTCGAGAAGGATACCGCCAGAAACGTGACTCAATGCTCGCTGCAGCTAAGAAATACTTTGAAGACCTCCCAGGAGTCTCGTGGATCTCGCCTCACGGCGGCCTTTATGTCTGGATGTCTTTACCTGAAGAAATCGCAACCGGGTTTGACTCCCCGCTCTTCAAGGAAGCTGTCGCCAATAAGGTCATGTACGTTCCGGGAGAACTCTGCTACGCCGGCCCAGTTGAGAATCGGCCGAAACATCAAATGCGACTCAGCTACGGAGTACTGACACCAGAAAAGATTACCGAAGCGATGAAACGACTCGCGGTCTCAGTGAAAAATGTTATGGCAAACAATGCTTAA
- a CDS encoding prolyl oligopeptidase family serine peptidase has product MNSFPTVLALSGLLVTFSLTASAEVPMTQRIDHFDEYFGQKVHDPYRWLEDDVRESEQVAEWVKKQNEHTFGYLEKIAEREPIRKRLTELWNFEKFGTPFTAGGRLYFYKNDGLQNQYVLYVQDDSEAEPRVLIDPNEWSEDGTVAIGGTAFSDDGRYLAYSIQDAGSDWRTWKVMEIESGKILDDELNWIKFNSPAWTPDGRGFFYGRFPEPVEGAEFQNLNVNQAIYYHRIGESQAEDVLVFHRPDQPEWGYSTSVTEDGRYLIITVHVGTDDRYRVFYKDLDDSLAMPLPLIRNFENEYSFIGNDGPVFFFKTDLDAPRGRVISIDTRKVSKQIEEEGVAPEVPYTEVIPEQPEAMRDVTIIANLFVVESLKDAKTQVAVYRKSGELLRNVEFPAIGSAFGFRGKSTDTETYYSFSSYVLPPTIYKYDMLTGESEQIRQASVDFNPHDYEAKQVFYTSKDGTRVPMFISHKKGIKLDGNNPTLLYGYGGFNIPLTPSFSISRLAWMEMGGVYAVANLRGGGEYGEKWHKAGTKLNKQNVFDDFIAAAEWLIENKYTQTKKLAIQGGSNGGLLVGACMTQRPELFGACLPAVGVMDMLRFHKFTAGRYWTDDYGSSDNEDEFKALLAYSPYHNAKEGVCYPPTLISTADTDDRVVPGHSFKFAAAIQHAQSCDNPILIRIETKAGHGAGKPTSKIIEELADHWAFLVQTLGVELD; this is encoded by the coding sequence ATGAATTCATTCCCAACGGTCCTTGCATTGTCGGGACTGCTCGTGACGTTTTCTTTGACTGCATCAGCTGAAGTTCCCATGACTCAACGCATTGATCATTTTGATGAGTATTTCGGACAAAAAGTCCACGACCCATATCGCTGGCTGGAGGACGATGTCCGCGAAAGTGAGCAGGTCGCTGAATGGGTCAAAAAACAGAATGAGCATACGTTCGGCTACCTCGAAAAGATCGCCGAACGCGAACCGATTCGGAAACGCCTGACCGAACTCTGGAACTTCGAGAAGTTCGGAACTCCGTTTACCGCAGGCGGGCGGCTTTACTTCTACAAGAATGATGGTCTGCAGAATCAATATGTGCTGTACGTCCAAGACGATTCGGAAGCCGAGCCGCGTGTTTTGATTGATCCGAACGAGTGGTCCGAGGATGGGACTGTCGCGATCGGTGGAACAGCTTTCAGTGATGACGGCCGCTATCTGGCCTACTCAATTCAGGATGCGGGTTCAGACTGGCGCACCTGGAAGGTGATGGAAATCGAATCCGGTAAGATTCTGGATGACGAACTGAATTGGATTAAATTCAATTCGCCTGCCTGGACACCGGACGGGAGAGGGTTTTTCTACGGTCGTTTCCCTGAACCTGTTGAAGGCGCGGAGTTTCAGAACCTGAATGTGAATCAGGCGATTTACTATCACCGTATTGGAGAATCCCAAGCTGAGGATGTCCTTGTGTTTCATCGGCCTGATCAGCCGGAGTGGGGTTACTCGACTTCCGTCACTGAAGATGGTCGCTACCTGATCATTACAGTTCATGTGGGGACCGATGATCGCTATCGCGTGTTCTATAAAGACCTCGACGATTCGCTGGCGATGCCTTTGCCGCTGATTCGCAACTTTGAAAATGAATACAGCTTTATTGGTAACGATGGTCCGGTCTTCTTTTTTAAGACCGATCTCGATGCTCCACGCGGAAGAGTGATTTCCATCGATACCCGCAAAGTCTCTAAGCAAATCGAAGAGGAAGGTGTCGCTCCTGAGGTTCCGTATACAGAGGTCATTCCAGAACAACCGGAAGCGATGCGGGATGTCACGATCATTGCCAATCTGTTTGTGGTGGAATCGTTAAAAGATGCCAAGACGCAAGTCGCAGTCTATCGGAAATCTGGAGAACTCCTCCGAAATGTTGAGTTTCCTGCCATCGGTTCGGCGTTCGGTTTTCGTGGGAAGTCGACGGACACAGAAACTTATTACTCCTTCTCCAGCTACGTTTTGCCTCCGACAATTTACAAGTACGACATGCTGACTGGCGAAAGCGAGCAAATCCGTCAGGCGTCAGTTGACTTCAATCCCCATGATTACGAAGCCAAGCAGGTTTTCTATACGAGCAAAGATGGAACTCGCGTCCCGATGTTTATCTCTCATAAGAAAGGGATCAAACTCGACGGCAATAACCCGACACTTCTGTACGGCTATGGTGGGTTTAATATCCCGCTCACGCCATCGTTTTCGATCAGTCGACTCGCCTGGATGGAAATGGGAGGCGTTTACGCTGTTGCGAATTTGAGAGGCGGCGGTGAATACGGAGAGAAGTGGCACAAGGCTGGGACGAAGCTGAACAAGCAAAACGTTTTCGACGACTTTATTGCCGCAGCTGAGTGGTTGATCGAGAACAAATACACACAAACGAAGAAGCTTGCGATTCAAGGCGGGAGTAACGGGGGGCTATTGGTCGGTGCGTGCATGACGCAGCGTCCCGAACTCTTCGGTGCTTGTCTGCCAGCAGTCGGGGTGATGGACATGCTCCGCTTCCACAAGTTCACTGCGGGGCGGTATTGGACTGACGACTACGGTTCATCGGACAACGAAGACGAATTCAAAGCTCTGCTGGCTTATTCGCCGTATCACAATGCGAAGGAAGGAGTCTGCTATCCGCCGACTCTGATCTCGACGGCTGATACCGATGATCGTGTCGTTCCGGGGCACAGTTTCAAATTCGCTGCGGCGATTCAACATGCCCAAAGTTGTGACAATCCCATTTTGATTCGCATCGAGACCAAAGCTGGTCATGGGGCCGGGAAACCGACTTCCAAGATCATCGAGGAACTTGCCGATCATTGGGCGTTCCTGGTTCAAACCCTCGGAGTCGAGTTGGATTGA
- the speA gene encoding biosynthetic arginine decarboxylase produces the protein MIDPNRQWSTNDSNELYDVSRWGNGFFSVGENGHLQVHPNRNQETSIDLKDLIDRIQVRGFDLPILLRFNGILKERLTEIRDVFAKAIAENDYKGRYACVYPIKVNQQRGVVEKIVEYGREYGFGLEAGSKPELLAVVAMTDPSMPIICNGFKDDEFIEMALLAQKIGRTVIPVVEKYSELERILVLAKRIGVRPQIGMRVKLAARGAGRWQSSGGYRSKFGLTVSEVLQGLKLLESEGMEDCFKLLHFHLGSQITNIRQVKAAVTEAIRTYADLYRRGAGLEYLDVGGGLGVDYDGSQTNYQSSMNYTLQEYANDIIYHVTTVCEETDVPHPIILSESGRAIAAFHSVLVFGTLGVTRQGEYDTTLAEIPEDYEQPLHDLFLTAQELTVRNVQESYHDAQQAMDMAMSLFSGGYLPLEQRVLAENLFFAICRKIGKLVEELEYIPEELTSLPSMLSDLFFCNFSLFQSMPDSWAIKQLFPVMPIHRLEERPSRDAVLCDITCDSDGKIDTFIDRRDVKKTLRLHEFDGSPYYLAAFLIGAYQEILGDLHNLFGDTNTVHVELDENGQVVLQTMIKGETVNEVLDYVQFDGKELIARLQTAIEQAVRESRIDNAEAGRFIKFYEDGLNGYTYLEGVSD, from the coding sequence ATGATCGATCCGAATCGGCAGTGGTCCACAAATGATTCCAACGAGTTGTATGATGTCTCTCGTTGGGGGAATGGTTTCTTTTCTGTCGGAGAAAATGGACATTTACAGGTCCATCCGAATCGGAACCAAGAAACATCGATTGATCTCAAGGATCTGATCGATCGAATTCAGGTGCGTGGATTCGACCTGCCGATCCTGCTGCGATTCAATGGAATTCTCAAAGAACGATTGACTGAAATTCGTGATGTCTTCGCGAAAGCAATTGCGGAGAACGACTACAAGGGGCGCTATGCTTGCGTCTATCCGATCAAAGTGAATCAACAGCGAGGAGTTGTTGAGAAGATCGTTGAGTATGGTCGAGAGTATGGATTCGGACTGGAGGCAGGCAGCAAGCCTGAACTCCTCGCTGTGGTCGCGATGACCGATCCATCGATGCCAATCATCTGTAATGGTTTCAAGGATGATGAATTTATCGAGATGGCATTGCTTGCACAGAAAATCGGTCGCACAGTCATTCCGGTGGTCGAGAAGTACAGCGAGCTCGAACGTATTTTGGTTCTGGCGAAAAGAATCGGCGTCCGACCCCAAATCGGTATGCGAGTGAAACTCGCTGCCCGGGGAGCCGGTCGTTGGCAGTCTTCAGGAGGATACCGCTCGAAGTTCGGGCTGACTGTCAGCGAGGTACTGCAGGGGCTAAAGCTTCTGGAGTCAGAAGGAATGGAAGATTGTTTCAAGCTTCTGCATTTTCACCTCGGCAGTCAAATTACCAATATTCGACAAGTGAAAGCTGCGGTCACTGAAGCGATTCGTACTTACGCAGATCTTTATCGACGCGGTGCCGGACTGGAATATCTGGATGTCGGTGGTGGATTGGGAGTCGACTACGACGGTTCTCAGACCAACTATCAGTCGAGCATGAATTACACGCTTCAGGAATATGCAAACGACATTATTTATCACGTCACGACAGTTTGTGAAGAAACAGATGTCCCGCACCCAATCATTCTCTCGGAGAGTGGCAGGGCGATTGCAGCTTTTCACAGCGTACTCGTGTTCGGAACTCTAGGAGTGACTCGTCAGGGGGAATACGACACCACTCTGGCCGAGATCCCCGAGGACTATGAACAGCCACTGCATGATCTGTTCTTGACCGCTCAGGAGCTGACGGTTCGAAACGTTCAGGAGAGTTACCACGATGCTCAACAGGCTATGGACATGGCGATGAGTCTGTTCAGTGGTGGATACCTTCCATTGGAGCAACGTGTTCTGGCAGAGAATTTGTTTTTTGCGATCTGTCGAAAAATTGGAAAGCTTGTCGAAGAACTCGAATACATTCCCGAAGAATTGACCTCCCTGCCGAGTATGTTGTCTGATTTATTCTTCTGTAACTTTTCACTGTTTCAGTCGATGCCAGACAGCTGGGCGATTAAGCAACTCTTCCCGGTCATGCCGATCCATCGTCTCGAAGAACGCCCTTCGCGTGATGCGGTCTTGTGTGACATTACTTGCGATTCGGACGGGAAAATTGACACCTTCATCGATCGTCGAGACGTCAAGAAAACACTCCGGCTTCATGAATTTGACGGCTCGCCGTATTACCTCGCCGCGTTTCTCATTGGAGCTTACCAAGAGATTCTCGGAGATTTGCACAACCTGTTTGGTGACACGAATACAGTTCACGTCGAGCTTGATGAGAATGGACAGGTTGTGTTGCAGACGATGATCAAAGGTGAGACCGTCAACGAAGTTCTGGACTATGTTCAGTTCGACGGAAAAGAATTGATTGCCCGGTTGCAAACCGCCATCGAGCAAGCAGTCCGCGAATCACGAATTGACAATGCCGAAGCGGGGCGGTTCATCAAGTTCTATGAAGATGGGCTCAACGGCTACACGTATCTTGAAGGTGTCAGTGATTAA
- the gatA gene encoding Asp-tRNA(Asn)/Glu-tRNA(Gln) amidotransferase subunit GatA, which produces MNHYKSASEQLAQLQSGETTSVELVQQHLGRIEAVDGNVNAFLEVCSDSALQQAEEIDRQRAAGEKVGRLAGIPIAIKDNICVEGWKASCASKMLENFTSVYDSHVIEKLKAAGAVLVGRTNLDEFAMGSSCENSAFQQTNNPWDLERAPGGSSGGSAAAVAAGMVPLALGSDTGGSIRQPASFCGVVGMKPTYGRVSRYGLVAFASSLDQIGPFARNVADAALLLESVWGHDRRDSTSVDVPTSSLSDQLEEPLKGLKIGIVPEHFSNGLDDEVRDKTEQAIESYRSQGATIQEVELPYAKYGVAAYYIIAPSEASSNLSRYDGIHYGHRASSDGNMSLADLYEASRGEGFGPEVKRRIMLGAYALSSGYYDAYYLKALKVRRLIAEDYQKAFQDVDVILSPTSPTPAFKLGELVDDPLKMYLNDIYTIGANLAGIPGISISAGQTASGLPVGVQLLAPAFEEAKLFRAARMYESANSESRLTPAM; this is translated from the coding sequence GTGAATCACTACAAATCCGCGAGCGAGCAACTCGCACAACTTCAGTCTGGTGAGACCACCAGCGTCGAACTCGTCCAACAACATCTGGGCCGGATCGAGGCTGTCGATGGCAACGTCAACGCATTCCTGGAAGTCTGCTCCGATTCTGCACTCCAGCAAGCTGAGGAGATTGACCGACAAAGAGCTGCCGGGGAAAAAGTCGGTCGGCTGGCTGGGATTCCGATTGCAATCAAAGACAATATTTGTGTTGAAGGCTGGAAAGCTTCTTGTGCGAGTAAAATGCTGGAGAACTTCACTTCAGTCTATGATTCACATGTGATTGAGAAGTTAAAAGCTGCGGGTGCGGTTCTGGTCGGTCGCACAAATCTGGATGAGTTCGCGATGGGGTCGTCTTGCGAAAACTCAGCCTTTCAACAAACGAACAACCCCTGGGATCTCGAACGAGCACCCGGCGGATCAAGTGGTGGGTCCGCTGCCGCTGTCGCTGCCGGGATGGTTCCGCTTGCTCTCGGTTCCGATACCGGTGGATCAATCCGTCAGCCTGCATCGTTTTGCGGAGTGGTCGGAATGAAGCCGACTTACGGTCGGGTTTCGCGGTATGGTCTCGTCGCCTTTGCAAGTTCTCTCGATCAGATTGGACCATTCGCGAGAAATGTGGCAGACGCTGCTTTGTTGCTGGAATCGGTCTGGGGGCATGATCGCAGAGATTCGACATCAGTTGATGTTCCAACATCTTCTTTAAGCGATCAGCTTGAAGAACCGCTCAAAGGTTTGAAGATCGGGATCGTGCCGGAACACTTCAGCAATGGTCTGGACGACGAGGTCCGCGATAAAACTGAACAGGCGATTGAATCTTACAGATCACAGGGGGCAACAATTCAAGAAGTCGAGTTGCCCTACGCGAAGTACGGTGTGGCAGCTTACTACATCATTGCTCCGTCCGAAGCTTCAAGTAATCTCTCACGCTACGATGGAATTCATTATGGGCATCGAGCTTCATCTGATGGGAACATGAGCCTTGCAGATCTGTATGAAGCTTCCCGCGGAGAAGGGTTTGGACCTGAAGTGAAGCGCCGTATCATGCTCGGAGCTTATGCTCTCTCGTCCGGATATTACGACGCCTACTATTTGAAAGCTTTGAAAGTTCGGCGTCTGATCGCTGAGGATTATCAAAAGGCATTTCAGGATGTTGATGTGATCCTCTCGCCCACCAGCCCAACGCCAGCTTTCAAGCTTGGGGAATTAGTCGATGATCCACTCAAAATGTATCTCAACGACATTTATACGATCGGGGCAAACCTGGCAGGAATTCCCGGAATTTCGATCTCGGCTGGACAAACCGCAAGTGGGCTTCCAGTCGGAGTTCAGCTTCTCGCACCAGCCTTTGAAGAGGCGAAACTGTTCCGCGCGGCAAGAATGTACGAGTCTGCAAACTCCGAAAGTCGTCTCACTCCTGCTATGTGA